A segment of the Streptomyces sp. XD-27 genome:
TGCCATGGGTGTCGCCCTCGCCGTCGTCGATGACCTGGAGCGGACCCCAGGTGCGGCCGCCGTCGGTGGAGCGTTTGAGGACCAGGTCGATGTCCCCGGCGTCTCCGCAGTTGTCCACCCGGCCCTCGGCGAAGGCCAATAGGGTGCCGTTGGTGGATTTCACGATCGCCGGGATACGGAAGCAGGAATACCCCTGTTCCTGGGAAGACTTGAAGAGCACCTGCTGCTCGAAATCCGCACGGGCCGCGGACGCCGAGTCAGATGCGTCCACGGCCCGTACCGGGATGGGGAGGAGAGCGAGCCCCGCGGCGGTGAGTAACGCCGCCGCTCGGAGCCGCCACGGTCTTCTGGGGTGAGCACGAAGATCTGACGTCATGTCCGACCGACCCTTCGAAGGCATATGGACATCAAGACATCCCACGTCCCGAGTGCGCTGCTTCGAAGTCTCCCGCCCGGTGCGCGACCCCACAAGGACCGTGCGTCACATTTCCATAGAAATGGGCCGGTTGGGGGAGTGGGCGGGCTGCCGCCCCTGCGGACACCGGGTCACGGGACCAGGACGACCTTGCCGAGGTTGGCGCGCGCCTCGATGATCCCGTGGGCCTCGGCGGCGTCGGCGAGCGGCAGGCGCGCGTGCACGGCGGCCCGCAGCCGACCCTGGGCGTGCAGGCTCCACAGCTCCCGCCGCCACCGTTCCACCCGATCCGGCTGCTCCGCCGCGATCCGTGCCATCTGGAAGCCGATGGCGCTCTTGCCGCCCACCAGGAGGTCGTACGCGGAGAGCGTGCCGCCGCCCGAGCTGTACGCGACCAGCCGGCCGCCGGGGGCGAGGGCGGCGACCGCGCGGGGCAGCAGCCCGCCGCCGACCGCGTCCAGCACGATGTCCACCGGCGCGCCCCACGACTCGTCGTCGTAGCTCACCACCTCGTCGGCGCCCAGCCCGCGCAGGAACTCCGCCTTGGCCGGAGAGCTCACGGCGGCGACGACGCGGGCGGCGCCGCGCGCCTTCGCCAGCTGCACGGCCAGGTGCCCGACGCCGCTCGCGGCGGCCGTGACCAGGACCGACTCGCCGGGCTCCGGGCGGGCCGCGGCATACGCGCCGAGCGCCACCAGGCCGCCGCGCACCAGGGCCACCGCGTCGGTGGCGGTGGCGCCGTCCGGCACCGGACTGGCCATCGCGGCCGCGACGACGGCCTGTTCGGCGTAGGCGTCGCGGAAGCACAGGGCGGTGACCCGGTCGCCGAGCGCGAAGCCGGTCACCTGCGGGCCGAGCGCGACCACCTGGCCCGCCACCTCGCCGCTCAGCGCTCCCGGCAGCGGCAGCCCGCCGTCGCGTACCTTCCGCACCATCGGCAGGGTCACTCCGATGGCTTCGGTACGGACCAGCAGCTGCCCGGCCTCGGGCACCGGCGGCTCGGCCTCCTCGACCCGGAGCACCTCGGGACCGCCGTACTCATGAAACCGGACGCGGCGCACAGCACCTCCAGAAAACGCGGGAACACCCGACGGAAATCGTTGGGTGCCCCAACGCTAACCCCTCGATCGTTGGGAAGTCCAATGGTTTCCCGGTAGGATGGGCGCATGGCCGAAACCCCCTTCGCCCCCGCCCGGATCCGCGCGCTGCCCAGCTGGCTGCTCGGCCGCGCCGCCGCGCGCGGCCACCGGCTCGTCGCCGAGGCGCTGGCCCGCGAGGGCATGCGGATGATGCACCACGCGGTGCTGTCGACGGTCGCCGAACTCGGGCCCGTCTCCCAGGCGGAACTGGGGCGCAGCCTGCGGATCGACCCCAAGGACATGGTCGGGATCGTCACGGACCTGGTGGCCGAGGGACTGGTCACCCGCGGCCCCGACCCCGCCGACCGGCGCAAGAACGCCATCGCGATCTCCGCGGCCGGAAAGCGGCGGCTGCGCCGCACCCAGCAGCTGGGGGACGAGGCGAACGACGAGCTGACCGCGCCGCTCACCGCGGAGGAACGCGCCCAGCTGATCGACCTGCTGACCCGTATCGCCGATCCGGGAGCGGGGTGCGCGGGGGAGCCGATGCGGAGCTGACGCGGGCCGCGAGTCGCAGCCGACGAGGCGTGCGCGCGGGAGCCGAGCGGGGCTGCACTCGGAGCTGACGCCGGGCGGCACCCGGAGCTGATGGTCGCGTTGCGGGGCCGGGGCCGGGGCCGGGGCCGGAGAATCGGGATCGGGCCGGGCCGGGGGCCGGGGATCGGGGGCCGTAGGGCCGCCAGCCCGCGGCCCCGGCTCAGCCGCGTGCGGCGGCCGGTAGGACGACCCGGTGGTCGCCCGCGTACACGTTCATGGCGGAGCCGCGCAGGAAGCCGACCAGCGTCAGCCCGGTCTCGGCGGCCAGGTCCACCGCCAGCGAGGACGGGGCGGAGACCGCCGCCAGCACCGGGATCCCGGCCATGACCGCCTTCTGCGCCAGCTCGAACGAGGCCCGGCCGGAGACCAGCAGCACCGCGCCCGACAGCGGCAGCAGCCCCTGCTGCAACGCGCGTCCGACCAGCTTGTCGACCGCGTTGTGCCGCCCCACGTCCTCCCTCACGTCGAGGAGTTCGCCGTCCGGCGTGAACAGCGCGGCCGCGTGCAGCCCCCCGGTCCGGTCGAAGACCCGCTGCGCGGCGCGGAGCCGGTCCGGGAGCGCGGACAGCGTCGCGGGTGTGACCCGGACCGGCGCCCCCGCGTCGTCGCCCACCGGCCAGCGCGCCGTGGTCCGCACCGCGTCCAGACTCGCCTTGCCGCACAGCCCGCACGACGAGGTGGTGTAGACGTTCCGCTCCAGGGTGATGTCGGGGACGGGAACGCCGGGGGCCAGCCGCACGTCCACCACGTTGTACGTGTTGCGGCCCTCGTCCGTCGCACCCGCGCAGTACACGATGTTCGCCAGCTCGTCGGCCCGCCCGAGGACGCCCTCGCTGACCAGGAACCCGGCGGCCAGCGCGAAGTCGTCGCCGGGAGTGCGCATGGTGATCGCCAGCGGCCTGCCGTTGAGCCGGATCTCCAGGGGCTCCTCGGCGACCAGGGTGTCCGGGCGCGTGTCGACCGCGCCGTCCCGGACGCGGATGACGCGGCGCCGCTCGGTGACCCGTCCCATATCGATCAGCACCGGTCCTGTCTGCTCTGTCTGCGCGGATGGTGGTTGGCCGGTCTCATTGTCCTGCATGGCGGGCGGACGTGATGTGAGCCATACGCGCACGGAAACCCCGGCCGACCCGACGCCGGTGCCACTACCTTCCCCGTACAAGCGCCACCTTCCCGCCTTGCCCGTGCAACGAGACCGGCAACGAGACCGTGCAACGAGAGCGGAGACAGCAGATGGCAACCACCCTCACCCTCAAGCCCGGTACCGCCTGGGCCGACGCCTGGCAGCGCGCCCTCGCCGCCGCGCCCGAGGCGTTCCGCGACGACCGCGCGCTCAACCTGTGGGCCGGCGGCTGGCACGCCGACGGCCGCACCCTGCCGGCCACCAACCCGGTGGACGGCACCCCGATCGCCGGCCCGCCGCGCCTGGCCGCGGATGCCGCGTACGCCGCCGTACGCGCCTCCCTCGACCAGCACCGCGCGTGGCGGCACACCGCTCTCCCCGAGCGCAAGGCCCGGGTCGCCGCCGCGCTCGACGCCCTCACCGAGCACCGCGACCTCCTCGCCCTCCTCCTCGTCTGGGAGATCGGCAAGCCCTGGCGGCTGGCGCAGGCGGACGTGGACCGCGCCATCGACGGCGTCCGCTGGTACGTGGCGGAGATCGACCGCATGGTGGCGGGCCGGACCCCGCTGCCGGGCCCGGTCAGCAACATCGCGAGCTGGAACTACCCGATGAGCGTCCTGGTCCACGCGATGCTGGTGCAGGCCCTGGCGGGCAACGCCGTGATCGCCAAGACGCCCACCGACGGCGGGGTCGCCTGCCTCACCGTCGCGGCCGCGCTCGCCACCCGCGAGGGGCTGCCCGTCACGCTGGTCAGCGGCAGTGGCGGCGAACTGTCCGAGGCCCTGGTCCGCGCGCCCGAGATCGGCTGCGTCTCCTTCGTCGGCGGCCGCGACACCGGCGCCCGGGTGGCCACGGCCGTCGCCGACCTCGGCAAGCGGCACATCCTCGAACAGGAGGGCCTGAACACCTGGGGCATCTGGCAGTACACCGACTGGACCACCCTGGCGGGGCGCATCCGCAAGACCTTCGACTACGGCAAGCAGCGCTGCACCGCGTATCCGAGGTTCGTCGTCCAGCGCTCCGCCTTCGACGCCTTCCTGGCGGCGTACCTCCCGGCCGTGCGCTCCGTACAGGTCGGCCACCCCCTGGCCGTCGAGAACCCCACGGACCCCCTCCCCGAACTCGACTTCGGCCCCCTGATCAACGCCGCCAAGGCCAAGGAGCTGACCGACCAGGTGGCAGAGGCGATCGACAGGGGCGCCGTCCCCCTCCACCGGGGCGACCTGGCCACCGCCCCCTTCCTCCCCGGCCAGGACACATCCGCATACGTCCCACCCGTGACGCTCCTCAACCCGCCCTCCACCTCGCCCCTGCACCACGCCGAACCGTTCGGCCCCGTGGACTCCATCGTGCTGGTCGACACCGAGGCGGAGCTGCTGTCCGCGATGAACGCCAGCAACGGCGCTCTGGTCGCCACCCTCTCCTGTGACGACGAGGCCACATACCGCCGCCTGGCACCCCAGATCCGCGCCTTCAAGATCGGCCACGGCACCCCCCGCTCCCGCGGCGACCGCGAGGAGCTCTTCGGCGGCTTCGGCGCGTCCTGGCGCGGCGCCTTCGTCGGCGGAGACCTCCTGGTACGCGCCGTCACCCAGGGCCCGCCGGGGGAACGCCTGCCGGGCAACTTCCCCGACTACCACCTGATGCCCACCTGAGCACCGCCCCACCTGCCTGCCCACCCACCCACCCGCGGCCCGGCCCCCCGGGCCGCCTCCCCCATAAACCGCCCTTATGGGCGCGAACCAGACGGATACGCAGGTGAAACGCGCTCCAAAACCTTGGTATCGTTACCCATGTCGCCGCGGGGAAGACCCGCGGAGCACACCTGGTCCGGGTGGCGGAATGGCAGACGCGCTAGCTTGAGGTGCTAGTGCCCTTTATCGGGCGTGGGGGTTCAAGTCCCCCCTCGGACACCACTGAGAAACCCCAGCTGAGCTGGGGTTTTTCTGTTTCTCCGGCTGTGGCGTGACCAACCACGTGACCAACAGCCGAGCGAATCTCCTGGTCAGACCAGGGATGACAGGCCGATCCGGCTGGCGCCGGACGCGGCCAGCTTCTTCGCCCCTTCGGCGCGACGCCTGCCGTAGCGCGCCATGGTGTAGCCCGGCGAGTGGTGCCGGGCGTTGGCCGAGACCTCTACCGGGTTCTCGTGGGCGTCCAGATCGTTCGTGATCTTCGACGCCTGCCAGTCGTGCAGCCGGAAGTTCTCCGGCAAGTGCAGACGGTTTCGCGCCGGGGCTGGACACTGCGGCCCGCAAGGGCAACGTCGGTGGACGCCCGTCCGTAATGGACGACGACCGCCACCTGGCAGAGAGCGCCTGAGACAGGCGCACAGGGGCGTGCGACGTGCTCCGGGACCCTGGCTTACCGATCGAGTCAGGGTCCCGGGACGAGTCAGCTCCCGGACACCGGAGGGGCGGGAGCCTCCTCGGCAAGCGCGTCCATCAGGAGTTCATCACAGGGTCGACCACGCCAGTAACCGGACTGCCGCAGTCGGCCAGCGGGTTTGAACCCCGCCTTCTCGTACGCGGTGATCCCTGCCGCGTTCGGCTCCAGCACCTTCAGCCAGACCATCCGCAGCGCGGCGTACTCGAACGCCCACCGGAGCGTCAGGGCCGTCGCCTCCGTGGCCAGCCCTTTGCCCCGTGCTTCCGGCGCGAGCAGGATGACGTACTCGGCAGTCCGAACGGCTTGATCGATCTGGAGAGTCGTGATGCCGACCGGTGCGCGGTCATCAGTGGTGATCACCTCGAACTGCGGGAAGTCCCGGTTACGTCCTGCGGCTTCCCAACCGCCGGCACGGACCTCCCAAGACTGAGGGACCTGCGTACCGAATCCGAGGATCGTGCTCGGGTCGTTCTCCCAACGGTGGTAGTCGGGCAGGTGATCG
Coding sequences within it:
- a CDS encoding zinc-binding dehydrogenase; its protein translation is MRRVRFHEYGGPEVLRVEEAEPPVPEAGQLLVRTEAIGVTLPMVRKVRDGGLPLPGALSGEVAGQVVALGPQVTGFALGDRVTALCFRDAYAEQAVVAAAMASPVPDGATATDAVALVRGGLVALGAYAAARPEPGESVLVTAAASGVGHLAVQLAKARGAARVVAAVSSPAKAEFLRGLGADEVVSYDDESWGAPVDIVLDAVGGGLLPRAVAALAPGGRLVAYSSGGGTLSAYDLLVGGKSAIGFQMARIAAEQPDRVERWRRELWSLHAQGRLRAAVHARLPLADAAEAHGIIEARANLGKVVLVP
- a CDS encoding MarR family winged helix-turn-helix transcriptional regulator produces the protein MAETPFAPARIRALPSWLLGRAAARGHRLVAEALAREGMRMMHHAVLSTVAELGPVSQAELGRSLRIDPKDMVGIVTDLVAEGLVTRGPDPADRRKNAIAISAAGKRRLRRTQQLGDEANDELTAPLTAEERAQLIDLLTRIADPGAGCAGEPMRS
- the fdhD gene encoding formate dehydrogenase accessory sulfurtransferase FdhD yields the protein MGRVTERRRVIRVRDGAVDTRPDTLVAEEPLEIRLNGRPLAITMRTPGDDFALAAGFLVSEGVLGRADELANIVYCAGATDEGRNTYNVVDVRLAPGVPVPDITLERNVYTTSSCGLCGKASLDAVRTTARWPVGDDAGAPVRVTPATLSALPDRLRAAQRVFDRTGGLHAAALFTPDGELLDVREDVGRHNAVDKLVGRALQQGLLPLSGAVLLVSGRASFELAQKAVMAGIPVLAAVSAPSSLAVDLAAETGLTLVGFLRGSAMNVYAGDHRVVLPAAARG
- a CDS encoding aldehyde dehydrogenase family protein, producing MATTLTLKPGTAWADAWQRALAAAPEAFRDDRALNLWAGGWHADGRTLPATNPVDGTPIAGPPRLAADAAYAAVRASLDQHRAWRHTALPERKARVAAALDALTEHRDLLALLLVWEIGKPWRLAQADVDRAIDGVRWYVAEIDRMVAGRTPLPGPVSNIASWNYPMSVLVHAMLVQALAGNAVIAKTPTDGGVACLTVAAALATREGLPVTLVSGSGGELSEALVRAPEIGCVSFVGGRDTGARVATAVADLGKRHILEQEGLNTWGIWQYTDWTTLAGRIRKTFDYGKQRCTAYPRFVVQRSAFDAFLAAYLPAVRSVQVGHPLAVENPTDPLPELDFGPLINAAKAKELTDQVAEAIDRGAVPLHRGDLATAPFLPGQDTSAYVPPVTLLNPPSTSPLHHAEPFGPVDSIVLVDTEAELLSAMNASNGALVATLSCDDEATYRRLAPQIRAFKIGHGTPRSRGDREELFGGFGASWRGAFVGGDLLVRAVTQGPPGERLPGNFPDYHLMPT
- a CDS encoding GNAT family N-acetyltransferase, with the protein product MTDPHILLPGKRVSLAMTNRDHLPDYHRWENDPSTILGFGTQVPQSWEVRAGGWEAAGRNRDFPQFEVITTDDRAPVGITTLQIDQAVRTAEYVILLAPEARGKGLATEATALTLRWAFEYAALRMVWLKVLEPNAAGITAYEKAGFKPAGRLRQSGYWRGRPCDELLMDALAEEAPAPPVSGS